In Salmo salar chromosome ssa03, Ssal_v3.1, whole genome shotgun sequence, a single genomic region encodes these proteins:
- the LOC123741581 gene encoding putative uncharacterized protein ENSP00000383309: MASVRARQYYGVGDSTASIMASSGAVLSTTPPKSGAVLSTTPPQERRCALYHTPPRAAQCSLPHPPRAALCSLPPPKSGAVLSTPPPRAERLCSLQPPQERRCALYHTPQERRCALYHTPKSGAVLSNTPPRAALCSLPPPKSGAVLSTTPPKSGAVLSTTPPQEQRCALYHTPPRAAQCSLPHPPRAALCSLPHTPKSGAVLSTTHPQERRCALYHTPPRAALCSLPHTPKSSAVLSTTPPKSGAVLSTTPPQERRCALYHTPQERRCALYHTPKSGAVLSTTPPQERPCALYHPPRAALCSLPHPPRAALCSLPHPPKSSAVLSTTPPKSGAVLSTTPPQERRCALYHTPQERRCALYHTPPKSGAVLSTTHPQERRSALYHTPPRAALCSLPHTPKSGAVLSTTHPQERRCALYHTPPRAALCSLPHTPKSGAVLSTTPPPRAALCSLPHPPRAALCSLPHPPKSGAVLSTTPPKSGAVLSTTPPPRAALCSLPHPPQERPCALYHTPPKSGPVLSTTHPSSVNFSA; encoded by the exons ATGGCGTCGGTGAGAGCACGGCAGTATTATGGTGTCGGTGACAGCACGGCCAGTATCATGGCGTCG AGCGGCGCTGTGCTCTCTACCACACCCCCCAAGAGCGGCGCTGTGCTCTCTACCACACCCCCCCAAGAGCGGCGCTGTGCTCTCTACCACACACCCCCAAGAGCGGCGCAGTGCTCTCTACCACACCCCCCAAGAGCGGCGCTGTGCTCTCTACCACCCCCCAAGAGCGGCGCTGtgctctctaccccccccccaagagCGGAGCGGCTGTGCTCTCTACAACCCCCCCAAGAGCGGCGCTGTGCTCTCTACCACACCCCCCAAGAGCGGCGCTGTGCTCTCTACCACACCCCCAAGAGCGGCGCTGTGCTCTCTAACACCCCCCCAAGAGCAGCGCTGTGCTCTCTACCACCCCCCAAGAGCGGCGCTGTGCTCTCTACCACACCCCCCAAGAGCGGCGCTGTGCTCTCTACCACACCCCCCCAAGAGCAGCGCTGTGCTCTCTACCACACACCCCCAAGAGCGGCGCAGTGCTCTCTACCACACCCCCCAAGAGCGGCGCTGTGCTCTCTACCACACACCCCCAAGAGCGGCGCTGTGCTCTCTACCACACACCCCCAAGAGCGGCGCTGTGCTCTCTACCACACACCCCCAAGAGCGGCGCTGTGCTCTCTACCACACACCCCCAAGAGCAGCGCTGTGCTCTCTACCACACCCCCCAAGAGCGGCGCTGTGCTCTCTACCACACCCCCCCAAGAGCGGCGCTGTGCTCTCTACCACACCCCCCAAGAGCGGCGCTGTGCTCTCTACCACACCCCCAAGAGCGGCGCTGTGCTCTCTACCACACCCCCCCAAGAGCGGCCCTGTGCTCTCTACCACCCCCCAAGAGCGGCCCTGTGCTCTCTACCACACCCCCCAAGAGCAGCCCTGTGCTCTCTACCACACCCCCCCAAGAGCAGCGCTGTGCTCTCTACCACACCCCCCAAGAGCGGCGCTGTGCTCTCTACCACACCCCCCCAAGAGCGGCGCTGTGCTCTCTACCACACCCCCCAAGAGCGGCGCTGTGCTCTCTACCACACCCCCCCAAAGAGCGGCGCTGTGCTCTCTACCACACACCCCCAAGAGCGGCGCAGTGCTCTCTACCACACACCCCCAAGAGCGGCGCTGTGCTCTCTACCACACACCCCCAAGAGCGGCGCTGTGCTCTCTACCACACACCCCCAAGAGCGGCGCTGTGCTCTCTACCACACACCCCCAAGAGCGGCGCTGTGCTCTCTACCACACACCCCCAAGAGCGGCGCTGTGCTCTCTACCACACCCCCCCCAAGAGCGGCGCTGTGCTCTCTACCACACCCCCCAAGAGCGGCGCTGTGCTCTCTACCACACCCCCCCAAGAGCGGCGCTGTGCTCTCTACCACACCCCCCAAGAGCGGCGCTGTGCTCTCTACCACACCCCCCCCAAGAGCGGCCCTGTGCTCTCTACCACACCCCCCCCAAGAGCGGCCCTGTGCTCTCTACCACACCCCCCCCAAGAGCGGCCCTGTGCTCTCTACCACACATCCAAGTTCTGTCAACTTCAGTGCTTGA